The proteins below are encoded in one region of Sminthopsis crassicaudata isolate SCR6 chromosome 1, ASM4859323v1, whole genome shotgun sequence:
- the LOC141544698 gene encoding uncharacterized protein LOC141544698 produces the protein MWSLLDKGKLAGAHLPPPQVLSHVGHYNALLPVLGFHYCFSAWCAVATSGHFCRVGISAPVPARPPPQTSPHPHSSHFSKDLGQSSGLLFPYLTTRPWLPGPEGPAKCQLDGRAEVAPPPSNPELLFQPCRGPCPASPTWVMSEIRESQPRLPRRTAPGCQPGSAKRGLPGRRIRALRPQGLPFGGVLQHRHRDSLLRGTGGQERGRGCVPGAPRPLPCPRLPARARADGLASPPWKPGSPGGEAVPPGPEGRSLERRLHLLKDQITPGVRTLRPNLLEGLGRDCPGCPAPRQEGCPRATQKHVPGPRGRRSRGAAAPSLPPPAAASQSAPRPAGASQANPPHLSRTGRNARLPLSRERKTESREGRGLPQVATQLLSCQLCCSYSAIPPPFPVPRTQLVHNKCRHIPLLVIPGVEEIAWAKLFGPAPEPCAIQPLSSFSFPTSDPGSGRTAGMLPPRSPPPPPPRQPSPALGTAFSSPCSHTPSSPTLSSHLFSLLGVGHGRDLLRGAGLRFPGALENPPQQGWGLLPCAVPPGA, from the exons ATGTGGTCCCTGTTGGACAAGGGGAAGTTGGCTGGAGCTCACCTCCCACCACCCCAAGTTCTCTCTCATGTAGGACACTACAATGCGCTCCTTCCTGTCCTCGGTTTTCACTACTGCTTTTCTGCCTGGTGTGCTGTGGCTACCTCCGGCCACTTCTGCCGAGTTGGCATCTCAGCTCCAGTGCCCGCTAGACCTCCTCCCCAGACgtccccccacccccacagcTCCCACTTCTCCAAGGATCTGGGGCAAAGCTCGGGGCTGCTGTTCCCTTACCTGACCACCCGGCCGTGGCTCCCTGGGCCTGAGGGCCCAGCTAAATGCCAACTCGACGGGCGGGCAGAGGTTGCTCCCCCACCCTCCAACCCAGAGCTCCTTTTCCAGCCATGCCGGGGGCCCTGTCCTGCTTCCCCCACCTGGGTGATGTCAGAAATTAGGGAAAG CCAGCCCCGGCTGCCCCGCCGCACAGCCCCGGGCTGTCAGCCCGGCTCCGCAAAGCGAGGGCTCCCGGGAAGGAGGATTCGGGCGCTCCGACCCCAAGGACTTCCCTTCGGGGGCGTCCTCCAGCACCGCCACAGAG ACTCATTACTCCGAGGCACCGGAGGCCAGGAGCGCGGCAGGGGGTGTGTGCCAGGCGCGCCGCGTCCCCTGCCCTGCCCGCGGCTCCCGGCTCGGGCTCGGGCGGACGGGCTCGCATCCCCGCCCTGGAAGCCGGGCTCACCGGGAGGAGAAGCAGTTCCCCCGGGGCCGGAGGGGAGGAGTTTGGAGCGGCGTCTACACCTCCTCAAGGACCAGATCACCCCGGGGGTTAGGACCCTCAGGCCCAATCTCCTCGAGGGGCTCGGGAGGGACTGCCCAGGGTGCCCAGCTCCTCGCCAGGAGGGCTGCCCCCGGGCCACCCAGAAACACGTGCCAGGGCCCCGGGGCCGGAGAAGCCGCGGAGCCGCCgccccctccctgcccccacccGCGGCGGCCTCTCAGAGCGCCCCTCGCCCGGCCGGAGCGAGCCAAGCTAACCCGCCTCACCTCAGCCGCACCGGAAGAAACGCCAGGCTCCCACTTTCCAGAGAGAGGAAAACTGAGTCCCGGGAAGGACGGGGTCTCCCCCAAGTTGCCACACAGCTGCTATCATGCCAGCTCTGCTGTTCCTACTCCGCGattccccctcctttcccagtACCTCGCACACAGTTAGTGCATAATAAATGTCGGCACATCCCGCTACTAGTTATTCCAGGTGTAGAGGAAATAGCTTGGGCCAAGCTGTTCGGGCCGGCTCCGGAGCCTTGCGCCATCCAGCCCCTCAGTAGCTTCTCCTTCCCAACCTCCGACCCTGGCTCGGGCCGGACCGCCGGGATGCTCCCCCCGCGgtcccccccgcccccgcccccgcggCAGCCCTCCCCAGCTCTCGGGACCGCGTTTTCCTCTCCCTGCAGCCACACTCCCAGCTCACCTACTCTCTCTTCTCACTTATTCTCCCTTCTCGGTGTCGGCCACGGACGTGATCTTCTCAGAGGAGCCGGTCTTCGCTTCCCGGGAGCTTTGGAAAATCCCCCCCAGCAGGGGTGGGGTCTTCTACCTTGCGCCGTCCCCCCGGGCGCCTAG